A region of the Terriglobales bacterium genome:
GGTCGCGCTGATGCTGACTTATATTGTGCAACCGGTTTGGGTGAGGCGTGCGCCATCGGCCCGCACCGCGGAAGGGACGCGCCTGCGCGAGACCGTGGCTCGATTGGACGGATTTGCTCCGCGCGATCACGACCACGTCGAGAACCTGGATGCCGCCGCCAAGTTTCTCTCCGAACAAATGCGATCGGCAGGTGCCACGGTCGAAGTGCAGGAGTACAGAGTAGGCGCCCGGACGTATCGCAATGTGATCGGCAGCTTTGGCCCGGACCAGGGGGAGCGCCTAGTGGTGGGGGCGCACTACGACGTGTTCGGCGGCTTCAGCGGCGCGGATGACAACACGAGCGGCGTAGCGGCGCTCCTGGCGCTGGCGGAATCTCTTGGCAAGAAAGCGCCCGCGAAGAGAGTCGATCTAGTCGCTTACACGCTTGAGGAACCGCCTTACTTTCGGACGAAACAGATGGGTAGCTGGGTGCATGCCAACTCATTGCGAGACCAGGGCGTGAAGCTGGTTGCAATGATCTCGATCGAGATGGTTGGCTATTTCAGCGACAAGCCGGGCTCACAAAACTATCCTGCCCCCGGCATGGGCAGCCTATACGGCGATAGGGCAGACTTCATTGCTGTGGTCGGGAATGTCGAGGACCCAGGGACCGTGCGCAAGGTCAAGGCAGCGATGGCCGCCGCAGCAGACCTGCCCGTCA
Encoded here:
- a CDS encoding M28 family peptidase encodes the protein VALMLTYIVQPVWVRRAPSARTAEGTRLRETVARLDGFAPRDHDHVENLDAAAKFLSEQMRSAGATVEVQEYRVGARTYRNVIGSFGPDQGERLVVGAHYDVFGGFSGADDNTSGVAALLALAESLGKKAPAKRVDLVAYTLEEPPYFRTKQMGSWVHANSLRDQGVKLVAMISIEMVGYFSDKPGSQNYPAPGMGSLYGDRADFIAVVGNVEDPGTVRKVKAAMAAAADLPVNSINAPRSIEGIDFSDHSNYWDAGYRAVMVTDTSFFRNPHYHTADDRPATLDYDRMAVVVQQLEAAVRALAR